ctggccaacatggtaaaagttcatctctacaaaaaagacaaaattagccaggtgtggtggcacatgcctgtaatcccagctactcagggggctgaggcagaagaattgcttgaacctgggaggtggagggtgcagtgagctgagattgcaccactgtactccagcctgggcgacaagagtgaaactctgtctcaaataaataaataaataaataaaacctttaagAGGATAAGCAATTTGGCTTGTTCCTCCAGATGTCTCTATCACCTAGAAGAGTAGCTTATAGTTAGTAATTAGTGGTTATGTAAATGAACAGAAAAGAACATGAGGTCACAGGCTTAAAATATGAAGGTAATTTAGAGGTCATTTTGGAGCAAGCATTTAAATAAGTTAGAATCTTGGCCCCACTGTTTATTGGTGTTTAACCTTGGGCACACACTTAACCTCTTTGCGCTTCAAAGATTTTGAGGAGACCAAAGAAACAGTACTACTTTCACAGTTTGTTGTAAAGAATCAATGTGTTTAAATACATAGAGTGCTTAGAACAACTCTTGGCTAAAACACTCAaaaatttgagttaattttgatTGAGGAGTAATCAGACCAAGGTCAGGCATGtatattttttggttgtttttgttgttgaagaGAAAGGGGTCTCAGCAAATGGTGCAGGCCAGattccaactcctaggctcaagggatcctcccacctcaatctcaaaagcagctgggattaccagtaGGCGTCACTGTGCCCACTAAGGTCAGGCTTCTAATCAGCCAAATCGGACACAGATTTTCTCACTCTTCCTCtatcactttatttctttatatgatTTGGCAGCTATCAAAAGTCCTCCCTTTCCAAATATCTCACTATACTGCTTTGTTTTTTACTATGGGCAgaatttttcaccattgcactcatTTTTGTAAATCAGGCAGGATtcagatttctctttctttcctatttttttttttttttttttttttttaattcttgctGTAatacccagactagagtgcagtggtatgatatgatcttggctcactgcaacctccccctctctggttcaagtgattctcgtgcctcagcatcccaagtagttgggattacaggtgtgtaccaccatgcgtgactaatttttgtactttttgtagagacaggatttcaccatgttgattaggctggtctcaaactcctggcatcaagtgatccgatggcctcagactcccaaaatgctgggactacaggtgtgaaccaccacactcagccaacaGTGGgttttttataaaacaaacagcCAAGGATGAACTGGAAACCACAAACGGAGCTCTTTTTCTATGACCTAGCCTCCACACTTAACCTTAGGCAAAGAGTAGTGTGTCAGTGGGCTTGCCTATGGGTAAATTCTGAAAGCCTCGCCAGAGacacttacttttttttaaccCCTGTGGTTAAAGAGGACGGGTGGGTGCAGAGGGAATTTTATAAACGACACAAACACAAACAATTTCAAATCCTGAAAAAATTCATTTGGCTGTTTGTTTTGCTTCCGTTTTATAGCTTGTTTTAAATCAAAGACTACACCTTCCTGAGACAAGCGTTGATTACACACAAAATCAAGACtggccagggcagtggctcaagcctgtaatagcAGAatattgggaggcccaggtgggtgtgGGGGTAGGGTGGGGATCCTGGGTATCTTTTacgtccaggagttccagaccagcttgggcaatataggaGAGCCCCACCTctaccatctcttaaaaaaaaaaaaaaaaaaaaaaagccgcatgggggtgcgcgcctgtagtcccggctacttgaggggctgaggtgggagcctggAAAGTCGAGGCGAGCCACTGCACTGTATTctgagctacagagtgagaccgtaTCTCATGGTGGGGGGGGCGGAATTAAGAGGCAGGGGGagcggagagagagagagggagagagagaaaagaaggaggagggggagaaggaggaggacgaGGACACAGGTgtgaccactgtcctccagagaTACAGATTCTGGCATTCTAAAGGAAGAAGGACAAAGAAACCAAAACCAGTTTATCCAAGGCTTCAACTTTTCAGTCTGACCCTTTGATCTACAATCCATTATTTTGGTAGCATGGTGGGAGTGGATTCGGAGTGGACACAAACCCTTTTCAGAATTAGATCAgataattaaaatgcaaacaaactTCCTTATTCCTTCACCTCAAGGAGCGTCCTTGGAAAGTAAACACACTTTGGGGCATTTcaaagtgggggggggggggcgcagTGAAAGGGTGTCCTTTGCGCCTCAGCTCCAGAGAAAAACGAAAGGTGGGTGGGAAACTAGGATAGAGGTGAAAAGTAAAAGGGGACTGAATCAGCGAATGACAAAGGGAGCAGGGCTCCGCACAGGagtaggaggaagaagaggagtgaCTGGGGCTTGTGTCAAGCTTCCTCTGAATGGTTAGACAGCTGCCAGGTGGGAGAGGCGGAGGGCGAGGAGGCGGGTTCCGCACGCGGTTGGCCTGGGGCTGATCCAGTCTTCAGCTCTCGCGGGCTGGGAGTCCGGGGCAGCCGCATAGGCCACACCCAGGGCTGGCTGGTCCCGCGCTTTCCGGAGCTCAGCAGGCGCTTGCTGCTTGAACTGGCCAAAGAAGGAACGAATGAATGATCCTATTGCCAGGATGGAGACCCGAGGGACTCAGGGAGCTGCGAATCCCATGGACTCCTCCCGCAGCCTGGGGGACCTCGGGTCTTTTCCGCGCGAGGTGGGGCGCGGGGCCCCGCTGGCTCCGGGCGCCCGGAATCCCGCGACGGCGGGGGCGAGCCGAAGCCAGAGCTGCAGCCACGAGGACAGATCGACAGGTCGGGCCCTCGGACCTTGGGCCGGAGAGGAATTGGACCGTGAGTCTTGGGTCAGAGAGAAAGTACTGTTTCTCCTGCACCCAGAGAGGTGGTTAGGGACTCAAGGGGACCCTGCACGGGAAAAGGTGGCCGGTGCAAAGGACCTTCCTCACGCGGCGGGTGGAGAGGACCACGGCGAGGAGCCCAACTATCCTTCTGTCTCTCAACTAGAAAAGCGAATTTCTGGCAGGCGTATAGCCCCGCCGCGGGACCCAGCAGACCCACCTAAATACGTGCTTGTGCGGGTGGAGGATTATCAGCTAACACAAGAAGTGTTGCAGACCTCGTGGGCCAAGGGTCGCATGACCACCAGGACTGAGGAGCACTCCGTGACCGCGCTCACTTTTCGCAGCAGTAGAGAGGGACAGCCTGGGGGACACCGGGCCCCTGCTGAACCCCGGAATCTCCAGGAACGAACAGGGGCACCCCGCGTTCACGCCGCGGAGAGGAGGGTTTCACCGTCTCCAGGAACCTTGCTCGAGGAGATTAAACTCTAAAGAGTAATCCGAGAAATGTTCCGGGATGGTGGATGAGCGATCATCcttaaaagaaaatgctattcTGGGAACTCCAACCAGCAATTAACCTGCAGAAGGAACCTTTTGAGACGCTGGCGCAGAGCTTCAGGCAGGCAGATTAAGAACTGTAAGCAGCGTAATACCTCCTTTGTGGCTTGAATTCCTTGGCGGTGTGGGGACCTAAGTCATTCAGAAGAGGGGgagaaaagatattttcagattgACAGAATGTGGGTGTTTTGAGATGAGAAAACCTgttgttaatttgcattttggaATAACTCAATTGATCTCTTTTCTGTTCCCCCCACGCCACCCCGCACTCTTGTTTCTCTTTAGGACCTAGAAACAGAAGTGAAGTTTGAAGTCTGCTCTCTGCAAAGAGGGTGGGAGTGGGTGAAGGAGAGAGGCTTGTTTTAAAAgccaaaaacagaaaggaagaagaaatgggaaaataaaaccaaagcagCAAGTGACTCTCTTCTGATGtgcacttttcatttttcttccccaCATTTCAgtgttagaaagaaaaagagaggagctAGGGAAAGAAGGAGTTGGGACAGAAGACTaagatttcaacatgaaattcCATTTACAAGGCTTTACCGCAAACAATAGCTCATTTAGTCCTGTAAACATGCATTtatcatacatttttaattttaatattaaaaatactgcATGCAAATGTTCTGATTTAAAGGTAGATAACAATATGTAGTTTGCCATAAAATGAATGCATATCTTATTCTTTTCCTCAGTTCTTCATTAATGAGACCTGTAGTCAAGAATGGATTGAAAATACCGATCTCCTGGTGTAGTTAAAAAAATCTCTTCTGGTATTGCTGAAAcaactaatttttcttattttgtttatccttCTTTATTATTAAATACCATCTGAATTAACTCTTTAGTAGTTGGCCTGGTTGAAGCTCTGTGAGGAGCAAAGCAGTCCTCTCCAGGTGAACTACTTGACTTTACCACCTGAAGGAGTATTTACTGCAAGAATTAACAAAGCAGGTAGGACTCTGGCTTTTGATGAGCAAATGGTTGCAAGGTGCCTCCTTCCCCAGTCTTCccttttgccttcatttttagtTTAGAGCTTGAAATGTTCTCAAAAGATCATCTGATCCACCTCTTGCCTCCTGGCTGGCCAGATAGATAAGACGCTCCTGTTTCACTCATGAGCCAATCTAGGCCTAGAGGTCTTGTAGCATAtctaagtcacacagctaataattgCATATGCTTACCAAGTGGATGAAGAATGTGATAATCTCCCTCCTAAAGGTTTGGGGTGGCCTTTAGAGGATTTATTTGATCCTTACTTAGGGGTCAAAAGATGACTGAGGatatcctaggttttctttttttcttcttttgagacagagttccactcttgttgcccagactggagtgcaatggcaggatcttggctcaccgcaacctctacctcccgggttcaagagattctcctacctcagcctcccaagtagctgggattacagccatgcaccaacatacccggctacttttgtatttttattagagac
This genomic window from Chlorocebus sabaeus isolate Y175 chromosome 17, mChlSab1.0.hap1, whole genome shotgun sequence contains:
- the C17H6orf141 gene encoding uncharacterized protein C6orf141 homolog; this encodes MNDPIARMETRGTQGAANPMDSSRSLGDLGSFPREVGRGAPLAPGARNPATAGASRSQSCSHEDRSTGRALGPWAGEELDRESWVREKVLFLLHPERWLGTQGDPAREKVAGAKDLPHAAGGEDHGEEPNYPSVSQLEKRISGRRIAPPRDPADPPKYVLVRVEDYQLTQEVLQTSWAKGRMTTRTEEHSVTALTFRSSREGQPGGHRAPAEPRNLQERTGAPRVHAAERRVSPSPGTLLEEIKL